In a single window of the Nicotiana tomentosiformis chromosome 8, ASM39032v3, whole genome shotgun sequence genome:
- the LOC138898133 gene encoding uncharacterized protein, with the protein MGVTEMSRFAVNPFSNVKSYYLPLLHTYTKMAKTSKTVPKKKAASSSQSVGGKMPVEPRLEECIPGGLGKDAVMRPPYSEEETSTPVQKPTKDKKRKRTSTSEDPKPKKKSARMPKKDVVALPADVIQRLREEKEEDEDDGSELVARVKKTIESPKAAELVVVEEIPPRAERVLEKDSGKVPELSKIEDASRRDWQKAGMFEGASSEAFHSEENSPSGSLGEIDIGDSPILPAFSEEAIREAQAMRTPEVDRGHGGEDPFRGYFIGVEDATDLNEASSLFDEAQQALNRALALRQEAFSKSRAELSRCEADLQGLTEERNALKLLSGKKEEEIKDLRAELAKAHQDQTDLIEQVMKILKAHRLNLGMVANISISQLQQKVERIEQFREEFDTMKAETLGWKESMDRFAAEKEAARAQLSSVETEKAKAEAEAIVAVYRADAEAAQVQAREAAEIAQTRVHWIAELTKCQSHRETLEEIYARGFDLTDEIIKAREHEADDRALASSDDDDDGSKSESENREDLDGEEAAPEEN; encoded by the exons ATGGGGGTGACCGAAATGTCCC GCTTTGCTGTTAATCCGTTCTCAAACGTCAAGTCctattatcttcctcttcttcatacttacacaaaaatggcaaaaacatcgaaAACGGTACCAAAAAAAAAAGCTGCTTCATCTTCTCAATCAGTCGGCGGAAAAATGCCGGTGGAGCCCCGTCTTGAGGAATGCATTCCTGGGG GCCTGGGCaaggatgcggtcatgaggcccccatatagtgaggaggagacttcgacccCGGTTCAGAAGCCGACGAAGgataagaagaggaaaaggacctcaacctccgaggatccaaAGCCTAAGAAGAAATCGGCTCGTATGCCGAAGAAAGACGTTGTTGCCTTGCCTGCAGATGTGATTCAACGGCTAAGggaggaaaaagaagaagatgaagatgatggctctgaactggtggcccgagtgaagaaaaccatagAGTCTCCAAAGGCCGCTGAGTTGGTGGTGGTTGAGGAGATTCCGCCTCGAGCCGAGAGGGTATTGGAAAAGGACTCGGGCAAGGTCCCCGAGTTGTCGAAGATCGAAGATGCCTCCCGCCGAGATTGGCAAAAGGCGGGTATGTTTGAAGGGGCTAGTTCCGAGGCCTTTCACAGCGAAGAGAACTCCCCAAGTGGCTCACTTGGGGAAATAGATATTGGAGACTCGCCGATTCTCCCTGCATTTTCCGAGGAGGCAATTCGGGAGGCCCAAGCTATGAGGACTCCCGAAGTAGACAGGGGCCATggaggggaggaccccttccgtgGTTACTTTATCGGGGTCGAGGATGCTACCGACCTGAATGAAGCATCGAGTCTTTTCGATGAAGCTCAACAAGCCTTGAATCGG GCTTTGGCGCTCCGTCAGGAGGCATTTTCAAAGTCCCGAGCAGAACTGAGCCGATGTGAGGCCGACCTCCAAGGGCTCAcagaggagagaaatgcccttaaaCTCCTCAGTgggaaaaaagaagaggagatcaaggacctccgagctgagttggccaaggctcaccaagatcagaccgacctgatcgagcaggtaatgaaaatcttaaaagctcataggCTCAATTTGGGAATGGTggctaatatttcaatctcacagctgcaacaaaaggtcgagaggatcgagcaaTTCCGTGAGGAGTTCGACACGATGAAGGcagagaccttggggtggaaagaaagtatggaccgctttgctgctgaaaaagaggctgctcgagcccaattgtcatcggtcgAAA ccgaaaaggcaaaggccgaggcagaggcgatcgtggccgtctaccgggccgatgctgaagccgctcaagtccaagcgagagaggcagctGAGATAGCTCAAACTCGAGtacattggattgctgaactcacGAAATGCCAATCTCatagggaaaccctcgaggagatctacgctcgaggtttcgatcttaccgacgagataataaaggctagagagcatgaagctgaTGATAGAGCACTAgcctcttccgatgatgatgatgatggcagcaagagcgaGTCCGAGAAtagggaggacctcgatggagaagaagctgcccctgaggaaaattag